A genomic stretch from Chitinophaga agri includes:
- a CDS encoding IS66 family transposase yields the protein MSTSAEDNDYKQLYESAINKVEQLQHELNQLKKMIFGVRQERFIPADKNQLALDIPTEQSAAVCNVLEAKKVTYVKVVKQDATQGRDSRHTIPSHLRREDVIIDPDHIPAGSKHIGTTETEVLEYKPAEIYVVRYIRNKYLLPSADETSSKIIVGPLPTLPVAKSMMGPGLLAQLVVEKICDHLPVHRQQQRLERDGIKLPYSTLSDGFAKTAALITPIYRALVTEVLNADYLQADETVCLEVT from the coding sequence ATGAGTACGTCAGCAGAAGATAATGATTACAAACAGCTCTATGAGTCTGCCATCAACAAGGTTGAGCAGCTGCAGCATGAATTGAATCAGCTCAAGAAGATGATTTTCGGAGTTCGCCAGGAGCGATTTATTCCCGCAGATAAGAATCAACTGGCACTCGATATTCCAACAGAACAATCTGCTGCTGTTTGCAACGTGTTAGAAGCAAAGAAGGTGACTTATGTGAAAGTTGTAAAACAAGATGCGACTCAAGGGAGAGATAGCCGTCATACCATACCATCTCACTTACGAAGAGAAGATGTAATTATAGATCCGGACCATATACCAGCTGGTAGTAAACATATTGGCACCACTGAAACTGAAGTGCTGGAATACAAACCCGCTGAAATTTATGTAGTCCGTTACATCCGTAACAAGTACCTTCTCCCATCTGCGGATGAGACGTCGTCAAAAATTATTGTTGGACCTTTGCCAACATTACCAGTTGCAAAATCGATGATGGGGCCAGGCTTACTGGCTCAACTGGTTGTTGAGAAGATCTGCGATCATCTCCCCGTGCATCGCCAGCAACAACGTCTGGAAAGAGATGGTATAAAGCTACCATACTCAACGCTGAGTGATGGTTTTGCTAAGACAGCTGCGTTAATTACTCCTATTTACAGAGCGCTGGTAACAGAAGTACTCAACGCTGACTATTTGCAGGCTGATGAGACAGTGTGCCTTGAAGTAACATGA
- the tnpB gene encoding IS66 family insertion sequence element accessory protein TnpB (TnpB, as the term is used for proteins encoded by IS66 family insertion elements, is considered an accessory protein, since TnpC, encoded by a neighboring gene, is a DDE family transposase.) gives MLALSSSCRYFLYTRPIMISNSFYKLAAIVNQQMHLDPLTGDVYIFFNRRATHIKLLQWQQDGFAIYYKRLEKGTFEIPKPGGVQSSLTSTQLMLILQGIQMDKVQYRRRYFRQSADH, from the coding sequence ATGCTGGCACTCTCGTCCTCATGCAGGTATTTTCTGTATACTCGGCCAATCATGATAAGTAATAGCTTTTACAAACTGGCGGCTATTGTCAATCAACAGATGCATCTGGATCCTTTAACCGGAGATGTCTATATTTTCTTTAACCGCAGAGCTACACATATCAAGCTACTTCAATGGCAGCAAGATGGATTTGCGATTTATTACAAGCGGCTTGAGAAGGGAACATTTGAGATTCCCAAACCAGGTGGCGTACAATCCTCGCTTACTTCTACACAATTGATGCTTATTCTGCAAGGCATTCAGATGGATAAAGTCCAGTACCGCAGGCGGTATTTTCGACAATCTGCCGATCATTAA
- the tnpA gene encoding IS66 family insertion sequence element accessory protein TnpA, producing MQPSNNSTIRSFTISEKKNIAMQWSQSNVKMQVFCDNHGITVSMLKNWRKQFATPAKVPRRKHFIQLTPSKASIPDIALPFAEVVSLSGNRIIFHSAVNTDMLKELLNSK from the coding sequence ATGCAACCATCCAATAATTCCACGATACGTTCATTTACAATATCGGAGAAGAAGAATATCGCGATGCAATGGAGCCAGTCAAACGTAAAGATGCAAGTGTTTTGTGATAATCATGGAATCACGGTCTCCATGCTCAAGAACTGGAGGAAGCAGTTTGCCACTCCTGCAAAAGTTCCCAGACGAAAACATTTCATTCAGCTGACACCTTCTAAGGCGAGTATACCAGATATTGCACTTCCATTCGCGGAGGTGGTATCTTTATCAGGTAACAGGATAATTTTTCATTCGGCGGTCAATACAGACATGCTAAAAGAGCTACTAAACAGTAAATAA
- the istB gene encoding IS21-like element helper ATPase IstB, with amino-acid sequence MNTAQTLQQMQSLRLQGMFQAYQTQLDLPMNQQLEGHDMIAHLVQSEEQNRLNEKTAYYLKLAKLRLPATIEQIDCSPRRNLSKQQLALLSEGRYLQQGENVLITGATGCGKSHLACALGHQACLQGYKTTYLNMNRLIEKVTLSKLDGSYIKLLNHLERQTLIVLDDFGLTPMTQEIRLTLLQLLEDRYGKKSIIVTSQLPVSKWHEYINDPTLADAILDRMTANAHRIELKGDSMRRKKASENQ; translated from the coding sequence ATGAACACGGCACAAACACTCCAACAAATGCAATCACTTCGCCTACAGGGCATGTTCCAGGCGTATCAGACTCAATTAGACCTACCCATGAATCAACAACTTGAAGGTCATGACATGATTGCCCATCTGGTACAATCAGAAGAGCAAAATCGTCTTAATGAGAAGACCGCATATTACCTGAAACTGGCCAAGCTGCGTCTGCCAGCAACCATTGAACAAATAGATTGTAGTCCCAGACGCAATTTAAGCAAACAGCAGCTCGCACTACTAAGTGAGGGCCGCTATTTACAGCAGGGAGAGAATGTACTGATTACAGGCGCAACTGGTTGCGGAAAAAGCCACCTGGCATGTGCCTTAGGGCATCAGGCATGCCTTCAGGGTTATAAAACAACTTACTTGAACATGAACCGTCTTATTGAGAAGGTCACCTTATCTAAACTTGACGGATCCTACATTAAACTGCTCAATCACCTGGAACGACAAACCTTGATCGTGCTGGACGACTTTGGCTTAACGCCAATGACACAGGAAATCCGGCTTACATTGCTCCAACTACTTGAAGATCGCTATGGTAAGAAAAGCATCATCGTCACATCACAACTACCGGTCTCTAAATGGCATGAGTACATTAACGATCCAACGTTAGCTGATGCAATCCTTGACAGAATGACAGCAAATGCACATCGTATTGAACTAAAGGGAGACTCTATGAGGAGAAAAAAGGCATCTGAGAATCAGTAA
- a CDS encoding DEAD/DEAH box helicase, producing MVDFKKKLGKKEPEKKTDPIEIYKNLDRSSITGPLRPGQEKILSTWYQSHVNDKDLIIKLHTGEGKTLIGLLILLSKLNNGLGPALYVCPNVYLVQQACAEAAKFGIPFCVIGDDGVPAEFLDGQRILITHIQKLFNGKSIFGIGNNYTPIKNIILDDSHACIDAIKSSFTITLKRGSNKAYEKFTALFDEDVNKQGEGRWLEIKDGDNDSIMPIPYWAWIERKDEVLSILNEFKELDEVKFVWPIIRDRIADCQAFITGSQIEISPYFVPLHEFNSFNKAEQRILMSATTQDDSFFIKGLGFDVDAIRNPLTNGGSLWSGEKMILLPYLINEEFTRTRIINAVAPPNDSRKVGFVSLVPSFQKSDHYRDLGAKVASTKSIFEDVKLLKSGSARETLVIANRYDGIDLPDDACRLLIIDSLPISTSLLDRYEEMCRVNSELINIKVAQKIEQGLGRSVRGEKDFSVILLIGPDLVKFVRTSRTSKLFSTQTRKQIEIGLEISDEASKEFDENNMMKVVNDLIKQCLSRDEGWKEFYIEEMNKIKTDPPKENLYHILKLERDAEFAFYMKRPDKACEIMQKIVDNFSDNDQREERGWYLQQLARYKYFVSKTDSAKLQESAFSNNTSLMKPLNGIAYKKMEYISGERLKRIKDWFKQYVSYEEVSLAVQNILDNFSFGQPAEVFERALDELGKMLGFVCQRPDQTIGKGPDNLWGGVMDKFILFECKSEVKAERESITKHEAGQMNSHCGWFKKEYGDEVQVTNIMVIDTKDLSYYGDFTHPVVIMRKGMLNKFKRNIKSYILEFHKYSIHELDDDTIQGFLMHHQLLPDNMVSYTEKFKHLSSNPR from the coding sequence ATGGTAGATTTTAAAAAGAAACTAGGCAAAAAAGAACCCGAAAAGAAAACTGATCCCATTGAAATTTATAAAAACTTAGATCGCAGCAGCATAACGGGACCGTTAAGACCCGGACAGGAGAAAATTTTATCTACGTGGTATCAATCTCATGTCAATGATAAAGACCTGATTATTAAACTTCATACAGGAGAAGGTAAAACACTCATAGGCCTATTAATACTTCTCTCGAAGTTAAATAACGGGTTAGGTCCTGCACTATACGTTTGCCCGAATGTTTATCTCGTACAGCAGGCATGTGCTGAAGCAGCAAAATTTGGGATTCCATTTTGCGTTATTGGGGATGACGGGGTTCCAGCAGAATTCTTGGATGGTCAACGTATTTTAATAACTCATATCCAAAAATTATTTAACGGTAAGAGTATTTTCGGTATCGGGAACAACTACACTCCCATAAAAAATATAATTCTAGATGATTCACACGCATGCATAGACGCAATAAAAAGTTCTTTCACTATAACCTTAAAACGCGGCTCTAATAAAGCATACGAAAAATTCACAGCTCTGTTCGATGAAGATGTTAATAAGCAAGGTGAAGGCCGCTGGCTTGAAATAAAAGATGGTGACAATGACTCTATTATGCCAATACCATATTGGGCGTGGATAGAAAGAAAAGACGAAGTACTGTCTATATTAAATGAATTCAAGGAATTAGACGAGGTAAAGTTTGTATGGCCCATCATAAGAGATCGCATCGCCGACTGTCAAGCCTTTATAACAGGCAGTCAAATTGAAATTTCTCCATATTTTGTTCCATTACATGAATTTAACTCTTTTAATAAAGCAGAACAACGAATACTAATGTCAGCAACAACTCAGGATGATTCCTTTTTTATAAAAGGACTGGGATTTGATGTTGACGCAATAAGAAATCCGCTAACCAATGGAGGGAGTTTATGGTCAGGTGAAAAAATGATACTTCTTCCTTACCTAATAAACGAAGAATTTACTAGGACGCGAATAATTAATGCTGTTGCTCCCCCAAATGATTCAAGGAAAGTCGGCTTTGTATCCTTGGTACCAAGCTTTCAAAAATCAGATCATTATAGAGATTTGGGAGCAAAAGTAGCATCCACAAAATCAATTTTTGAAGACGTAAAACTGCTTAAAAGTGGAAGTGCTCGAGAAACATTAGTTATTGCTAATAGGTATGATGGAATAGATCTCCCTGATGACGCGTGTCGGCTATTAATTATTGACTCATTGCCTATCTCGACTTCGTTACTGGATAGATATGAGGAAATGTGCCGGGTGAATAGCGAATTGATTAATATAAAGGTTGCACAAAAAATAGAACAGGGGTTGGGAAGAAGTGTTAGAGGTGAAAAGGATTTTAGCGTAATTCTACTAATTGGTCCTGATTTAGTAAAGTTCGTTAGAACTTCTCGTACAAGTAAATTATTCTCAACCCAGACACGTAAACAGATCGAGATAGGACTGGAAATTTCAGATGAGGCAAGTAAAGAATTTGATGAGAACAATATGATGAAAGTTGTAAACGACCTTATCAAACAATGTCTTTCAAGAGACGAGGGTTGGAAGGAGTTCTATATAGAGGAAATGAATAAAATTAAAACCGATCCACCTAAAGAAAACTTGTATCACATATTGAAACTGGAGAGAGATGCCGAATTCGCCTTCTATATGAAAAGACCAGATAAGGCCTGTGAAATTATGCAAAAAATAGTGGATAATTTCTCCGATAACGATCAACGAGAAGAGCGAGGTTGGTACCTTCAGCAACTGGCCCGTTATAAATACTTCGTATCGAAAACCGATTCAGCAAAACTACAAGAATCTGCATTTTCGAACAATACAAGTCTCATGAAACCTCTAAATGGAATAGCCTATAAAAAAATGGAGTATATCAGTGGTGAGAGGCTAAAAAGAATTAAAGACTGGTTTAAACAATATGTTTCATACGAAGAAGTGTCACTAGCGGTCCAGAATATTTTAGATAATTTCTCCTTTGGCCAACCGGCAGAAGTTTTCGAGCGAGCACTAGATGAATTAGGCAAAATGCTAGGATTTGTATGTCAAAGACCGGATCAGACAATAGGAAAAGGACCGGATAATTTATGGGGAGGTGTCATGGACAAATTCATCCTTTTTGAATGCAAGAGTGAAGTAAAAGCTGAAAGAGAATCAATCACAAAACATGAAGCGGGTCAAATGAATAGTCATTGCGGATGGTTCAAAAAAGAGTATGGAGATGAAGTACAAGTAACCAATATTATGGTAATCGATACAAAAGATTTATCATACTATGGAGATTTCACACATCCTGTTGTAATTATGCGTAAGGGCATGCTCAATAAATTTAAGCGTAACATAAAATCTTATATTTTAGAATTTCACAAATACAGTATTCACGAATTGGATGATGATACAATTCAAGGTTTCCTAATGCATCATCAATTGCTACCAGATAATATGGTTTCATATACTGAAAAATTCAAGCACCTTAGCAGCAATCCCCGGTAA
- the tnpA gene encoding IS66 family insertion sequence element accessory protein TnpA, whose translation MQPTNNSTIRSFTISEKKNIAMQWSQSNVKMQVFCDNHGITVSMLKNWRKQFATPAKVPRRKHFIQLTPSKASIPDIALPFAEMVSLSGNRIIFHSAVNTDMLKELLNSK comes from the coding sequence ATGCAACCAACCAATAATTCCACGATACGTTCATTTACAATATCGGAGAAGAAGAATATCGCGATGCAATGGAGCCAATCAAACGTAAAGATGCAAGTGTTTTGTGATAATCATGGAATCACGGTCTCCATGCTCAAGAACTGGAGGAAGCAGTTTGCCACTCCTGCAAAAGTTCCCAGACGAAAACATTTCATTCAGCTGACACCTTCTAAGGCGAGTATACCAGATATTGCACTTCCATTCGCGGAGATGGTATCTTTATCAGGTAACAGGATAATTTTTCATTCGGCGGTCAACACAGACATGCTAAAAGAGCTACTAAACAGTAAATAA
- the tnpB gene encoding IS66 family insertion sequence element accessory protein TnpB (TnpB, as the term is used for proteins encoded by IS66 family insertion elements, is considered an accessory protein, since TnpC, encoded by a neighboring gene, is a DDE family transposase.): MLALSSSCRYFLYTQPIMISSSFYKLAAIVNQQMHLDPLTGDVYIFFNRRATHIKLLQWQQDGFAIYYKRLEKGTFEIPKPGGVQPSLTSTQLMLILQGIQMDKIQYRRRYFRQSADH; the protein is encoded by the coding sequence ATGCTGGCACTCTCATCCTCATGCAGGTATTTTCTGTATACTCAGCCAATCATGATAAGTAGTAGCTTTTACAAACTGGCGGCTATTGTCAATCAACAGATGCATTTGGATCCTTTAACCGGGGATGTCTATATTTTCTTTAACCGCAGAGCTACACATATCAAGCTACTTCAATGGCAGCAAGATGGATTTGCGATTTATTACAAGCGGCTTGAGAAGGGAACATTTGAGATTCCTAAACCAGGTGGGGTACAACCCTCGCTTACTTCTACACAATTGATGCTTATTCTGCAAGGCATTCAGATGGATAAAATCCAGTACCGCAGGAGGTATTTTCGACAATCTGCCGATCATTAA